TATTGGCTTAAAATAAAATCTCCTTATTGTATTTCAGTAAATACAATAGGGAGATTTTTGGCATATTAAGAGTTAATTAATTATTCCTTATTATCTTCAACTTCCGGTTTTGGCTCTTCAGCTTTCTTTTGCCGGACTTCTTTTAACAACGATATCAGCAAAACTAAGATGTAGGCAGAGGCTGTAATATATACTGCGTCGGAAGGACCAAATACGCTGCCGCGCTTATTGTTAATCAGATGTGCAATAACCGGGGGAAGCGAAGAGAGCAGCCCGAATAATGTGCAGGGCAGCCCATAAGCGAATACTCCCTGAAGCTCGCGCCCGTTTGGCACACCGCCGATAAGTCTCGCATTATAATAAAGAAACAATATGGCAAAAACCATCTGCATGACCTCATACAGATATTCGGAAATATTGGCTATCTGGGTCAAACTCATGAACGTCGTGATGAGGTTGACAACGCCCCATACAACAGGAAGAAGTGCTAAAATACGCAGGTCTGCATGCTTTTTCCTAAAGATGCTGTCCGCAAATGTGAAGAAGAATATGGCTGCAAGAAATCCCGCAAGCCCTGTAATAAAGCCGCCGGCACCGGTCTCCCTGCGAAAAGTCTGAAGTATAGAATGAGCGGAAGAAATGCAAATGGCTATGGCGAACAGGACTGAACAGACGGCAGTTG
This DNA window, taken from [Clostridium] cellulosi, encodes the following:
- a CDS encoding hypothetical protein (Family membership); protein product: MTKKLKNMLTFSSLIFIIGALVTIPLAVYLILYEIDPETHFYYDNAKFVNVQNSVLLISTVLLILPAFSKRTKKMNYECTRNWATAVCSVLFAIAICISSAHSILQTFRRETGAGGFITGLAGFLAAIFFFTFADSIFRKKHADLRILALLPVVWGVVNLITTFMSLTQIANISEYLYEVMQMVFAILFLYYNARLIGGVPNGRELQGVFAYGLPCTLFGLLSSLPPVIAHLINNKRGSVFGPSDAVYITASAYILVLLISLLKEVRQKKAEEPKPEVEDNKE